AAAAGCAGAGTCCAATTCAACATTTCGAAAAATATTAACTTTCGTGTCTCAGTTTCTGTGGGTCCTCCAAAGCGTTCCAGTTtctgattgtttttttttaatatgtaaataatttaacatCTCTATGGATTTGTATGTCCACTAACTCGCGTAGGCCGACCATCCGACCAAACAAACAGACTGACACCCTAACACACTCGAGGATGCACAGTAACGGGATATTTAAGTGGTTTTGCCTTTAGATAATCTTTAGCCTTTGATGCCAACGGTAATTTTGTCCCACTAAGCAAAACAGTCATGACAGCCGTTGGAGattttatttgttgtttataatCGTGTCACAAAATAGAAGTAAACATGAACTTTATTCATTAAAAACCGTTTCGTAGTTtctcgtatttttttcaaaaaccgttcaacctgtcaagttcaaaatatttatcctagaaagtatttataaagtccTACTTTTGTATTGtgttcggttaccgcgatagttactcatgaaataaaactatggaaaccgattaaatcgcgtataatgaatttaaaatacatcccgacgtttcgaactctttacagcgttcgtggtcaacgggtgactgaggaaaaattacaatgtgcaaaagctacccacatcattgagtaattattacttcgtatagaggagctatagcaatcAACGAACGTgtaacgtgtcacagcctgtaagctgaaggcggggcgagggggcggggtgtgaaccaatggcctgcttccgtaacgttgcaagcgctacgattttactcggcgcttacgacgtttcggtcgcgatgatgagccctgcatagagtgcatagatttgaagtcgtagtatagaagtgacatgggtttacatgggcatttttttaatttatgactcaattagcgtgagttgttaacaaaaaacataaatcgctgttagttttgtaacgacaatcaagcttgaaatctgtatttaaaactaaacttttttcacgttctgaatttagattatagcttagtataatttacataattaaaacaaaaacgatgtttttattgaaattccatgcttaattatcgttgcaaaactgacagcgatttaactttttcttaACAACTCTGCGAGTCCCAATTTGTTTAAATGccatagaaataaaataaatgacataGAAagctgcacttacatttacatactcacatgaaattcgacacgcgtatagagaatctgttatagaccgacatgtcggaaaactgtgcaattctgacaataataattaaataaccttttttgcgtcgataaatatatataatttaatgtatgataggaaacttgaacttacctgcgatattgtcacgtctgtttttgttgcattttttactctttggtttcaacgaaacatggccgccgcaacttggcgcttcggcatgagtttatattgatacattttttaaaaagtaagcgtgtttaaacaaaaatgcagtaaacctacgtatgaaaagtcactccttggcttttgttagattttcctgagcagtttgtacagtacctcactacacataacggcattatttagacgaaatatttttcattgcgatacgtcaatctaccacagccgttcggcacagactaagcgcgtttgtgccgatcggctctaagtgttgttacacaaaatcaagttgaggtgccctctctagttgtacctatatgtatatcaatgacGCCGACAGAGTGGTAAaataaagtggaaaaaatgatttaaaaatatgaaaaatatcacaaaagtaggaacacacacacacacacacacagaatgttgcgagaggccattgagatcaagaaatatccaaactttaatagagaagatggctttactttaccaccggcttgggatccagtagtacatttatttatttatttatttatttatttattagtaaaaacatgtttacatgacattacagtaaaaccaatgcgtcacgaaacttagattttaacaaaaaagagagaaaataaatagaacaaaattaaaaataaaattaaacaattgatttgggcgatgacgtcacagcgtggctccgttgcgtcgtttgccccggtgtgggatttggcaggttgccccggaaccgccgaaaaaccacacctttcggccagaagtctgcgctcgcgatggtgtcctgcagcggccgcggcacgcgcacaacgaacgagctgaagtgcacgtagtgacgcgactgcagctgttgcaccctcagcgtgtagccagtcttccgacgaacgtagtccaccacctcgtcagccatggcggagtaatgcaggcgagacacgtagagcgccctactcggtgtggcaatccgtagaccagaattcaccggttccgcagagccacacatagtcttacatctgataatggaacaagcacgacgaaggctgtgaggcatttgtgttgtatggtgttggacatttgcagtttgttttttgtcaattttgtgtagattaattggttaattattttttaacatcaaatttcagctttctagtgctaacgccgtgtcttgcgtgggcgacggtcgcgcgaccgtcgccgtcgcgtctcatcgcatcgtctacttccatatcgataaggtttgatttcgtatgcgccgcatcgccgtcgcgcgaccgtcgcccacgcaagccacggcgtaacggtcactgagattatccgtggacggacagacggacggacggacggccagacagacatggcgaaattataagggttcctagttaactacggaaccctaaaaacaagtattgcatatttacatCATACTTCCAAATCTTGAAGCTGTATGTGGCGCTGAGCGCGTATATCCTGAAGCGCAGTGTGGTTTTCGTTCCCAGCGTTCAACTACGGACATGATTTTTACCCTCCGGCAACTTCAAGAGAAGTGCCGCGAGCAGAACACTCCCCTGATGATCGCGTTCGTCGACCTGAACAAGGCCTTCGACACGGTAAGCAGGGAGGGTCTGTATATGGCACTAGAGAAAATAGGATGTCCCCCAAAGCTGTTGAGTCTTGTAAAAGCCTTTCACGATGGTATGAAAGGTTCCATTGTCTTTAACGGACTGCAGTCGGACACATTTGAGATGCGAAGAGGGGTTCGGCAGGGCTGCGTTTTAGCGCCAACGTTATTCGGCATATTCTTTTCCCTGTTACTAAAGATTGCCTTTGGTGACACTCTGCAGGGAATCCACCTTCATACTAGAGCAGACGGTAAGTTGCTGAATGCTCAACTTCTGAAAGCTCGACGTAACCGCGAAGATTTATTTCTTGATAGCATGCTTTTTGCCGATGACGCAGCATTTGTTGCCGAAACACCTCATGAGCTCCAAGTCCTGCTGGATAAATTTGCCTACGCTTGTGGCTTATTTTCCATGTCCATAAATACGAAGAAGACAGTAATTCTAGCGCAGGGTTACACATTCCAGCCGTCCATCTCGCTGGAAGGCGTACCCTTGGATGTAGTCGATAAGTTCTGCTACTTAGGGTCGACCGTGTCGAGCAACCTTTCGCTTGATGCAGAGGTCAATATTTGCATCGGCAAGGCGGCCACGACGTTCGGTAGGCTGCGTGCAAGAGTATGGAACAACAAACACCTTACGACGAAGACCAAGATGACTGTCTACCAAACTTGTGTCTTAAGCGTGCTCTTGTACGGGGCCGAAACTTGGACGTCGTACGCTAATCAGGAACGAAGACTGAACACCTTCCACATGCGCTGTCTTCGGAGTATACTCGACATAACATGGAAAGATAGGGTCACCAACGAAAGTGTGCTGGGCATCGCTCAGCTGCCTAGTATTACCGCGCTCCTAAAGCAGAGACGCTTGCGGTGGCTGGGCCATGTCCAGCGTATGGACAGTACTCGTTTGCCCAGACGGACTATGCTGTGCCAAATCGCATCAGGCAAGCGCAATGTAGGACGCCCACTCCTCCGCTTTAAGGACTGTGTAAAGCGCGATATGGTAGCTTTTAACATAGATTTTAACTCGTGGGAAGACCTAGCAGCAAACCGCGTCGAGTGGAGGGCCAGCCTTTTAAGAGGTCGTGAAACCCATGACAGGTCCTGGTTTCAAAACTTAGCCCGAAAACGGGCAATAAGGCATAACGAGGATCGCGCTCGTGTAGAGATAGAGACTAATTCTAGTTTTATTTGTGACAGATGTGGTAGGTTATGCCGATCACGAATCGGGTTATATAGCCACAAGCGCCGCTGTCCCTATAGATCTGAGAcgctgcttgaatcatctgtaaagatgtacaaggcctgatgatgatgTGGTGTTACTGGTGTTACATAAATACAATGTAATGATATAATAAGGATGCATAGTTTACGAGATATTCTCCTATATACTTACCTATTATTCTTGGCTCTAGCTGTATTATAGTAAACATCTAATctaatattatacattattttggATTAACTTCTAAAATAGCCAAATCTAGGGTGTCACGAAGATACATGGTGTCGACAGGTTTGATGCACCATGCATTGACTTATATTAACTTCAGGACGTGGCATaaaggcaaaaaaatggtgCAAGCAAAAAATATCTTATGCTTACCGCTTTATGAGAATGCCCCTATGTCTACGCGACCAATCATGAACTCGAATCGCGTAGCAACGTTCCACCAACACAGACCAACATGTTCATTCTAATGTTTTGTCATCACTTTTGGCGCCGAACACACTAAAAGAGGCGTTTAG
This window of the Leguminivora glycinivorella isolate SPB_JAAS2020 chromosome 16, LegGlyc_1.1, whole genome shotgun sequence genome carries:
- the LOC125234963 gene encoding uncharacterized protein LOC125234963, with amino-acid sequence MIFTLRQLQEKCREQNTPLMIAFVDLNKAFDTVSREGLYMALEKIGCPPKLLSLVKAFHDGMKGSIVFNGLQSDTFEMRRGVRQGCVLAPTLFGIFFSLLLKIAFGDTLQGIHLHTRADGKLLNAQLLKARRNREDLFLDSMLFADDAAFVAETPHELQVLLDKFAYACGLFSMSINTKKTVILAQGYTFQPSISLEGVPLDVVDKFCYLGSTVSSNLSLDAEVNICIGKAATTFGRLRARVWNNKHLTTKTKMTVYQTCVLSVLLYGAETWTSYANQERRLNTFHMRCLRSILDITWKDRVTNESVLGIAQLPSITALLKQRRLRWLGHVQRMDSTRLPRRTMLCQIASGKRNVGRPLLRFKDCVKRDMVAFNIDFNSWEDLAANRVEWRASLLRGRETHDRSWFQNLARKRAIRHNEDRARVEIETNSSFICDRCGRLCRSRIGLYSHKRRCPYRSETLLESSVKMYKA